A single Lolium perenne isolate Kyuss_39 chromosome 6, Kyuss_2.0, whole genome shotgun sequence DNA region contains:
- the LOC127308319 gene encoding protein synthesis inhibitor I-like, with translation MARNPLFTVTFDLTSSSRDDYGAFIAGIRARLGNPRHVSHGRPVLPPVEPGIPPRRWFHVVLKTPASALTLATRADNLDLAGFQSSDGTWWELSDGRKRGAMVCVTRGSRGLIPGSSSLGFGGTYRDLVGGAREAIEFAVGRQQMTEAVDALAAHTAEADIAPYGAERQALVVLRYMVHEATRFLDVSAAIAGLMRSPDVGTTKSIKLTLKGSPDDLGWEWSSSLLLSADSLSGRSRGDYGRTYPAAWERGDCLARAVARVGILLFVATEYGIKAKRVLRLFDGDLCRRAGTDGGAATVQAKEDVRFLVSGVSVAAHRYILAGKSVVFLRQFFYGIRDKSPCVEVKDMDAAVFKAMIHFIYTDKVPEFDQEQPGMEAVAVFAHHLLGAAHRYEVDGLKLICKRKLQSGAIYVGMAATTLALAEQHNYRRLKAMCIDFIVSTRENLHAVLATEGYKHLEASYPSVLTQLLKSVRVTARVSWEIQT, from the coding sequence ATGGCGAGAAACCCACTCTTCACGGTGACGTTCGACCTCACCAGCAGCAGCAGGGACGACTATGGCGCCTTCATCGCTGGCATCCGCGCGAGGCTGGGTAACCCGAGGCACGTCTCCCACGGCCGTCCCGTCCTCCCGCCGGTCGAGCCCGGCATCCCGCCTCGCCGGTGGTTCCACGTGGTCCTCAAGACGCCGGCGAGCGCGCTAACGCTTGCCACCCGCGCCGACAACCTCGACCTGGCGGGCTTCCAAAGCAGCGACGGCACGTGGTGGGAGCTGAGCGACGGAAGAAAGCGAGGGGCGATGGTGTGCGTGACGCGCGGGTCGCGCGGCCTCATCCCGGGATCCTCGTCGCTGGGCTTTGGCGGCACGTACCGCGATCTCGTCGGCGGCGCGCGGGAAGCGATCGAATTCGCCGTCGGTCGGCAGCAGATGACGGAGGCAGTGGACGCGCTCGCCGCGCACACGGCGGAGGCCGACATCGCCCCTTACGGCGCCGAGCGGCAGGCGCTGGTGGTGCTCCGATACATGGTGCACGAGGCGACGCGGTTCTTGGATGTGTCGGCGGCCATAGCCGGCCTAATGCGCTCACCGGACGTGGGGACGACAAAGAGCATTAAGCTGACGCTGAAGGGCAGCCCGGATGATCTCGGGTGGGAGTGGTCGTCTAGCCTGCTGCTCAGCGCCGATTCCTTGTCCGGGAGATCCAGGGGGGACTATGGCCGCACATACCCGGCCGCGTGGGAGAGAGGGGATTGCCTGGCCAGGGCGGTCGCGAGAGTGGGGATACTGCTGTTCGTGGCCACGGAGTACGGGATCAAGGCCAAGCGGGTGCTGCGTCTGTTCGACGGAGACCTATGCCGCAGAGCTGGAACGGACGGCGGCGCGGCGACGGTCCAGGCGAAGGAGGACGTCAGGTTCCTGGTCTCCGGCGTGTCTGTGGCGGCTCACAGGTACATATTGGCCGGGAAGTCCGTCGTCTTCTTGCGGCAGTTCTTCTACGGCATTAGAGACAAGTCTCCATGCGTGGAGGTCAAGGACATGGACGCGGCGGTCTTCAAGGCCATGATCCACTTCATCTACACCGACAAGGTGCCCGAATTCGACCAGGAACAGCCggggatggaggcggtggcggtgtTTGCCCACCACCTACTTGGAGCTGCCCACAGGTACGAGGTGGACGGGCTGAAGCTCATCTGCAAACGCAAGCTGCAATCTGGTGCCATATACGTGGGCATGGCGGCGACGACTCTTGCCTTAGCAGAGCAACACAACTACCGGCGGCTAAAGGCCATGTGCATCGACTTCATTGTGAGCACTCGCGAGAACCTCCATGCCGTCTTGGCGACGGAGGGATATAAGCACCTGGAGGCAAGCTATCCTTCCGTGCTCACCCAACTTCTCAAGTCAGTGCGTGTGACAGCAAGGGTGAGCTGGGAAATCCAAACCTAG
- the LOC127308320 gene encoding uncharacterized protein, with product MQARVVVFPIRRGAWCFVRPRAPAPATSASASAAAHGALPPPPTIRDLWRGISAGGRTAPENAEAVADFVADKMNTAWNGFGSAPAGSVKGRIHSFGLKLLSRVRPSEMLLKSVTKDVSKLDIVYPASINPRLVRRRLRHIAVRGASVHKKWLYASICLLPVTSVFMVLPLPNIPFFWMLFRSYSHWRALQGSERLQLLVSDSPGKWKALADKKKGISEGKDGNKEVTPWNLQPSKRLAGFLERRGLDEGLDCDTISSICQEYNLDKIDVLKYRDLEWPSSTSRST from the exons ATGCAGGCCCGCGTCGTCGTCTTCCCCATCAGGCGCGGCGCCTGGTGCTTCGTGCGCCCGCGCGCCCCCGCccccgccacctccgcctccgcctccgccgcggcCCACGGAGCGCTCCCCCCGCCGCCGACGATCAGGGACCTGTGGCGCGGGATCTCCGCCGGGGGACGCACCGCGCCCGAGAACGCCGAGGCCGTCGCCGACTTCGTCGCAGACAAA ATGAACACCGCGTGGAACGGGTTCGGGAGCGCGCCGGCGGGGTCGGTGAAGGGCCGGATCCACAG CTTCGGCCTCAAGCTGCTGTCGCGGGTGCGGCCGTCGGAGATGCTGCTCAAGTCGGTGACCAAGGACGTGTCGAAGCTCGACATCGTGTACCCGGCGAG TATAAATCCCCGTCTTGTGCGTCGGCGGTTGCGGCACATTGCTGTTAGGGGTGCTTCTGTTCACAAGAAGTGGCTATATGCCTCTATTTGCTTGTTGCCAGTTACCAGTGTGTTCATG GTACTGCCTTTACCAAACATACCATTCTTCTGGATGCTGTTTCGCTCTTATTCTCATTGGAGAGCTCTGCAG GGAAGTGAGAGGCTCCAGCTGCTAGTCTCAGATTCCCCGGGCAAATGGAAAGCACTTGCTGATAAGAAAAAGGGAATTAGTGAAGGAAAGGATGGCAACAAAGAGGTTACTCCTTGG AATTTGCAGCCATCAAAGAGGCTTGCTGGGTTCCTTGAAAGGAGAGGCTTGGATGAGGGTTTGGACTGCGACACTATTTCAAGCATTTGCCAGGAGTACAACTTGGACAAGATCGACGTTCTGAAGTACAGGGATTTGGAATGGCCAAGCTCAACTTCTCGCTCGACCTAG